A genomic segment from Halomonas sp. GD1P12 encodes:
- a CDS encoding SIR2 family NAD-dependent protein deacylase produces the protein MLTGEPVGERHPNAGTPPHLVVFTGSGISVESGIKTFRASDGLWEEHPVEQVATPEGFRADPERVLAFYNQRRAQIRRAQPNAAHKALATLEQDGFNVSIITQNIDDLHERAGSRYVLHLHGEILKARSSVDASLRYPVAGDMTLGDLCDKGSQLRPDVVWFGESVPLFEQACELASQADFFLVVGTSLAVMPAASLLSYIGVDTPCALIDPDADALTPPGVLAINTTAGEGVPALVERWRQQRSLALD, from the coding sequence ATGTTGACAGGCGAACCCGTGGGCGAGCGCCACCCAAACGCTGGCACGCCGCCGCACCTGGTAGTGTTCACTGGCTCCGGCATCAGCGTCGAAAGCGGTATCAAGACCTTTCGCGCCAGCGATGGCCTCTGGGAGGAGCACCCGGTCGAGCAGGTGGCGACCCCGGAAGGCTTTCGCGCCGACCCCGAACGCGTGCTCGCCTTCTACAACCAGCGCCGAGCGCAGATTCGCCGCGCCCAGCCCAACGCAGCACACAAGGCGCTGGCCACGCTCGAGCAGGACGGCTTTAACGTCTCGATCATCACCCAGAACATCGACGATCTGCACGAACGGGCGGGCTCGCGCTACGTGCTGCACCTTCACGGCGAAATTTTGAAAGCGCGCTCCAGCGTTGACGCGAGCCTTCGCTACCCGGTGGCCGGCGATATGACCCTGGGCGATCTTTGCGACAAGGGCAGCCAGCTGCGCCCGGACGTGGTCTGGTTCGGTGAGTCGGTACCGCTTTTCGAGCAGGCCTGTGAGCTTGCAAGCCAGGCAGACTTCTTTCTGGTCGTGGGCACCTCACTTGCCGTGATGCCCGCCGCCTCGCTGTTGTCTTATATCGGTGTGGACACGCCCTGCGCGCTGATCGACCCGGACGCCGATGCGCTGACGCCCCCGGGGGTGCTGGCGATCAACACCACCGCCGGGGAAGGGGTGCCGGCATTGGTCGAGCGCTGGCGCCAACAGCGAAGTCTAGCGCTTGACTGA
- the eutC gene encoding ethanolamine ammonia-lyase subunit EutC, translating into MSSDHTPTPRSSTEQGRDAGVVDNPWATLRAFTDARIGLGRAGVSLPTHKLLEFQLAHAQAQDAVHCPLDIDALKASLKEALDLDAEPLLLKSRATDRATYLQRPDYGRRLSDEDRERLEAQTDSTEPSDLAIVIVDGLSALAVQQNGAPFLKALDQALKQDTNDWRLAPVTVVEQGRVAIGDEIGALLNARAVLVMIGERPGLSSPDSLGLYMTWAPEVGLRDDRRNCISNVRPAGLEAGQAARKLLLLLKEARERQLSGVKLKDRSEDDVVEGIGSTRNFLVAD; encoded by the coding sequence ATGAGCAGTGATCACACACCAACGCCACGCTCCTCTACGGAGCAGGGCCGCGACGCCGGCGTGGTCGACAACCCCTGGGCGACGCTTCGCGCTTTCACCGATGCGCGCATCGGCCTCGGTCGCGCCGGGGTGAGTCTACCTACCCATAAACTGCTGGAGTTTCAGCTCGCCCACGCCCAGGCCCAGGACGCGGTGCACTGCCCGCTGGACATCGACGCGCTGAAGGCGTCGCTGAAAGAGGCGCTTGATCTCGACGCCGAGCCACTACTGCTGAAAAGCCGGGCGACGGACCGCGCCACCTACCTGCAGCGCCCGGACTACGGCCGCCGGTTGAGCGACGAGGATCGCGAGCGCCTCGAGGCGCAGACGGACAGCACCGAGCCCAGTGATCTTGCCATCGTCATCGTCGACGGCCTCTCGGCGCTGGCGGTACAGCAGAACGGTGCCCCGTTTCTGAAGGCGCTCGACCAGGCGTTGAAGCAGGATACTAACGACTGGCGCCTGGCGCCGGTGACCGTCGTCGAGCAGGGCCGCGTGGCCATCGGCGACGAGATTGGCGCGCTGTTGAACGCCCGCGCGGTGCTGGTGATGATCGGTGAGCGCCCCGGGCTCAGCTCGCCGGACAGCCTCGGGCTCTACATGACCTGGGCGCCGGAGGTGGGGCTTAGAGACGACCGGCGCAACTGTATCTCCAACGTGCGCCCGGCGGGGCTCGAGGCCGGCCAGGCGGCACGTAAACTCCTGCTACTGCTCAAGGAGGCGCGCGAGCGACAGCTTTCCGGGGTCAAGCTCAAGGACCGAAGCGAGGACGACGTGGTCGAGGGCATTGGCTCGACCCGCAATTTTCTGGTCGCCGACTGA
- a CDS encoding ethanolamine ammonia-lyase subunit EutB, translating to MTRAYHTQVGSRRYGFSNLAELMARATPARSGDRLAGVMAESAEERVVAQMVLAELPLSTFLNEALVPYEDDEITRLIIDDHDAAAFAPISHLTVGDFRNWLLSDQATPEVLARVRAGITPEMAAAVSKLMRNQDLILVAKKCRVVTAFRNTIGLPNRLSTRLQPNHPTDDVTGIAASILDGLLYGSGDAVIGINPATDNVAQSVKLMRLMDEVIQKYEIPTQSCVLTHVTNTLEAIEQGAPVDLVFQSIGGTEATNKSFGFDLATLAEAESAAQSLDRGTVGRNVMYFETGQGSALSADAHHGLDQQTCEARAYAVARKFNPLLVNTVVGFIGPEYLFDGKEITRAGLEDHFCGKLLGVPMGCDVCYTNHAQADQNDMDNLLTLLGVAGCNFVMGIPGSDDIMLNYQTTSFHDALYARRALGLKAAPEFEQWLARMQIFEDVDTHRLNDHVPKAFAKSLRRLPGEASHEQ from the coding sequence ATGACCAGGGCTTACCATACCCAGGTAGGGAGTCGTCGCTACGGCTTTTCGAATCTGGCCGAGCTGATGGCCAGGGCCACGCCGGCCCGCTCTGGTGACCGGCTGGCCGGCGTCATGGCAGAAAGTGCCGAAGAGCGCGTGGTCGCCCAGATGGTGCTGGCCGAGCTTCCGCTTTCCACCTTTCTCAACGAAGCGCTGGTGCCCTACGAAGACGATGAGATCACTCGGCTGATCATCGACGACCACGACGCCGCCGCCTTCGCGCCGATCAGCCACCTGACGGTCGGCGATTTTCGCAACTGGCTGTTATCGGATCAGGCCACCCCCGAGGTGCTTGCGCGTGTGCGCGCTGGCATTACCCCAGAAATGGCCGCAGCGGTGAGCAAGCTGATGCGCAACCAGGATCTGATTCTGGTAGCGAAAAAATGCCGCGTTGTCACCGCCTTTCGCAACACCATCGGCTTGCCCAACCGGCTTTCCACTCGACTGCAGCCCAACCACCCGACCGACGATGTCACCGGGATCGCCGCGAGCATTCTCGACGGGCTTTTGTACGGCAGTGGTGATGCGGTGATCGGCATCAACCCGGCCACCGACAACGTTGCCCAGAGCGTGAAGTTGATGCGCCTGATGGACGAGGTGATCCAGAAGTACGAGATCCCCACCCAGTCCTGCGTACTCACCCACGTGACCAACACGCTGGAGGCGATCGAGCAGGGCGCGCCGGTGGATCTCGTCTTTCAGTCGATCGGCGGCACCGAGGCCACGAACAAGAGCTTCGGCTTCGATCTTGCCACCCTGGCCGAGGCCGAATCCGCGGCACAGTCGCTTGACCGCGGCACGGTCGGGCGCAACGTCATGTATTTCGAGACCGGCCAGGGAAGCGCACTTTCCGCCGATGCCCATCATGGCCTCGACCAACAGACCTGCGAGGCGCGCGCCTACGCCGTGGCGCGCAAGTTCAACCCGCTTTTGGTCAATACCGTGGTCGGCTTCATCGGCCCGGAGTACCTGTTCGACGGCAAGGAGATCACTCGCGCCGGGCTCGAGGATCACTTCTGCGGCAAGCTTCTGGGCGTGCCCATGGGGTGCGACGTCTGCTACACCAACCACGCCCAGGCTGACCAGAACGACATGGACAACCTGCTCACGCTTCTGGGCGTGGCCGGCTGCAATTTCGTGATGGGCATTCCGGGCTCGGACGACATCATGCTCAACTACCAGACCACCTCGTTTCACGATGCGCTCTACGCGCGCCGGGCGCTGGGCCTCAAGGCCGCTCCCGAGTTCGAGCAGTGGCTTGCGCGCATGCAGATTTTTGAGGATGTCGATACCCACCGGCTAAACGACCACGTCCCGAAGGCGTTCGCGAAAAGCCTGCGCCGTCTACCCGGGGAGGCGAGCCATGAGCAGTGA